The following coding sequences are from one Poecilia reticulata strain Guanapo linkage group LG18, Guppy_female_1.0+MT, whole genome shotgun sequence window:
- the synpo2a gene encoding synaptopodin-2 isoform X2 has protein sequence MGTGDYICVTLRGGAPWGFSLRQGEGDIYRPLLASQVEDGSRAYLAGVQEDDEVVSINGEPCSDLTLLQALALIETSTSTLQLLLKRCNFLPSEDSDSEGTSLGEKVSSDENLKSTTLHIISPKSEIPREVHISDPQGKVLHRELDSDTEALPRVKLSDDLGGHELAFKHNKEVRRCCSPGEFVELQVSLSDQTLAYGVCTSLGSARGIEGDFSAIDPVHTTSSHHAQCPVREPLSQHGVVVRAPTVEGTLQPPDASGTGRSTLSVGGPTITENTGSQSEEEEGGGPSQPVPASFTVSFEIPSDEATLAEEQEDSESEGDQEKPNKHRAKHARLRRNESLSEKQVKEAKSKCKRIALLLSAAPSNPNNKGVLMFKKHRQRAKKYTLVSYGTGEDEPDFSDEEDDVNGDDKQEIPAGEFSFEAAIDCESNRPFLLNAPGSKGVLTFKLGKSLVEINNNLNNQAEMECLPETKGKGATMFAQRRQRMDEITAEHEELRRQGLPVEAVQELEKKVTEQSYIQSATEGHGYLDVNMHQQNQQQYQQYQEQQYYEQQQNYQQQQQYQQYQQQQYEQQYKQQLYQQQQQYHQEHQQMQQYSTNINGAIQHQTNEIQSSYNNRTAKPFITENLVATPYSHGASGTNQDPVGQGEQIASRDERISTPAIRTGLLSDSRRKNTGKPMFTFKETPKVSPNPALLNLLNRSDKKGFESGPEEDYLSLGAEACNFLQSQRLKPKIPPPVAPKPLINPNSPPWSAQIEAANQDVPQCAENSLSTPAAAPTTETAPAPELEPTPAPAPEPSTLPTPEETTANPTPAEQHSWTLPEPESQQQPAQVTSQETHGQVISVQHCESSQMATWGPVQVQAHQQSAACSWQSAQVQPQNPPPSQSPPQPPWVTRQSTQSQAQIQLSSNTWTPQGQPSWTPHEEQAQPQTNAQPSWAQPQEQLQSHPQVQPPWTLMKEKQHLQQTQASWSQAQEPVQTQPQNQWMQAPHTDSQQQLPWVQQKPQVQPPWVQQVQPEIQPQPPWVQQVQPETQPSWGQQQQHQALPQAWANAQVPGQPQPPWVSTPPQPQPPASPWAQSQTQAQTQPPWMNAAQVQPQAQAQVNLNPWAPVPAHTPAQTSWAPQPPEHGGEQPINSWAQDQSHAQHQPPWVQSVPSPPTPQSNWQQSLSNTSQQPQLNTWPSAQAQPPTPVNDWRPQLQQSSLNVPLSTVNTQPSPKPWHPPQNQTPPPPPRRMFSYTVGQKAASPVNPMATVLNPKLSPGPAFEMPVVKGKGADMFAKRQSRMEKFVVDSETVEANKASRSTSPAASLPNEWKYTPNATGRGYTLSPPARVPFTGQKSASASSSPKPPTRAFTNPPVRQTSRLDKGFKPLSPWEAASRHPLGLVDEAFAFQDLQQALASNVHFAARRKILPEPPAEWKGRVSYMTQLKPGSQTWSQSRNQGRAPIPSFVSPSRTPASSPVGLQGYRSLPRQWQPQKYVVEANQRHSVTSLERPTYTSAYTSNTWSWRR, from the exons GTGGAAGATGGTAGTCGCGCCTACCTGGCCGGAGTCCAGGAGGATGACGAGGTGGTGTCGATCAACGGAGAACCCTGCTCTGATCTCACGCTTTTACAAGCTTTAGCACTCATCGAAACGTCTACCAGCACCCTGCAGTTACTTCTGAAAAG ATGCAATTTCCTCCCCTCTGAAGACAGCGACTCAGAAGGGACGTCCCTTGGTGAAAAGGTCTCTTCAGATGAGAATTTAAAAAGCACCACCCTCCACATCATTTCCCCAAAATCTGAAATCCCAAGGGAGGTCCACATATCTGATCCCCAAGGTAAGGTGCTCCATCGGGAGCTGGACAGCGACACAGAAGCTCTCCCCAGAGTTAAATTGTCAGATGACTTGGGAGGCCATGAGCTGGCTTTTAAGCACAACAAGGAAGTGCGACGATGCTGTTCCCCAGGAGAGTTTGTGGAGCTTCAGGTGTCCCTGTCTGATCAAACCTTGGCGTATGGGGTCTGCACCTCTCTCGGGAGTGCTCGAGGGATTGAAGGGGACTTTTCAGCAATCGACCCCGTTCACACCACCTCATCCCACCATGCGCAATGCCCCGTTAGAGAACCGCTCAGTCAGCATGGCGTGGTGGTCCGCGCTCCCACCGTGGAGGGCACTTTGCAGCCGCCAGATGCATCAGGAACAGGGAGGAGCACTCTTAGCGTGGGTGGCCCCACGATCACCGAAAACACTGGGTCGCAaagtgaagaggaggaaggagggggACCCAGTCAGCCTGTTCCTGCGTCTTTCACTGTCTCATTCGAAATTCCATCGGACGAGGCAACTCTAGCAGAAGAGCAAGAAGACTCCGAATCAGAAGGGGATCAAGAAAAACCCAACAAGCATCGGGCAAAACACGCAA GGCTCAGACGTAACGAAAGTCTGTCAGAGAAACAGGTGAAGGAGGCCAAATCCAAATGTAAACGTATAGCTCTCCTTTTGTCGGCCGCTCCTTCAAACCCCAACAATAAGGGGGTGTTGATGTTCAAGAAACATCGTCAGAGGGCCAAGAAATACACGCTTGTAAGCTACGGCACGGGAGAGGACGAACCAGACTTCAGTGACGAAGAAGACGACGTGAACGGAGACGATAAGCAAGAAATCCCAGCTGGTGAATTTAGCTTTGAAGCTGCTATCGATTGTGAATCAAACAGGCCTTTTCTTTTGAATGCTCCAGGTAGTAAAGGTGTGCTAACTTTTAAGTTAGGGAAGAGTCTTGTTGAAATTAACAACAACTTGAACAACCAAGCTGAGATGGAATGTTTGCCTGAAACCAAAGGCAAGGGTGCAACGATGTTTGCTCAAAGGCGTCAAAGGATGGATGAGATCACGGCTGAACATGAGGAACTCCGGCGTCAAGGACTACCCGTGGAAGCAGTGCAAGAGTTGGAGAAGAAGGTAACGGAGCAGTCCTATATTCAGTCCGCAACAGAGGGTCATGGTTACTTGGATGTGAATATGCACCAACAAAACCAACAGCAGTACCAGCAGTATCAGGAGCAACAGTATTatgagcaacaacaaaactaccaacagcagcaacagtaTCAACaatatcagcagcagcagtatgAGCAACAATACAAGCAACAACTgtatcagcagcagcaacagtaTCATCAGGAGCACCAGCAAATGCAGCAGTATTCTACAAATATCAATGGCGCAATCCAGCATCAAACTAATGAAATTCAGAGTTCTTACAACAACCGTACTGCAAAACCTTTCATAACAGAAAATCTGGTGGCAACACCTTATTCTCATGGAGCAAGTGGGACCAATCAAGATCCTGTTGGCCAAGGAGAGCAGATAGCTTCCCGTGATGAGCGCATTTCTACTCCTGCAATTAGGACAGGCCTGCTCTCGGACTCCAGGAGAAAGAATACCGGCAAGCCTatgtttacttttaaagaaaCCCCAAAAGTATCACCTAACCCTGCATTGCTGAACCTTCTCAATAGAAGTGacaaaaaaggttttgagtctGGTCCTGAAGAAGACTATCTTAGCCTTGGGGCGGAAGCTTGCAATTTCCTCCAGTCTCAAAGACTTAAACCTAAGATTCCTCCACCAGTTGCGCCAAAGCCTTTGATCAACCCCAACTCTCCTCCTTGGTCTGCTCAGATAGAAGCAGCCAACCAGGACGTGCCTCAGTGTGCTGAAAATAGTCTGTCCACACCTGCTGCAGCCCCCACCACAGAAACTGCCCCTGCTCCAGAACTAGAGCCAACTCCTGCACCTGCCCCTGAGCCTTCTACCCTTCCTACCCCTGAGGAAACCACTGCCAATCCCACCCCAGCCGAGCAGCATTCATGGACTCTCCCTGAACCAGAGTCTCAACAGCAGCCTGCACAAGTGACATCTCAAGAGACACATGGCCAGGTGATTTCTGTTCAGCATTGTGAGTCCTCTCAAATGGCCACATGGGGTCCAGTACAGGTACAAGCACATCAACAGTCAGCTGCTTGTTCATGGCAATCGGCTCAAGTGCAACCTCAGAACCCACCTCCAAGTCAGTCCCCACCCCAGCCACCCTGGGTAACACGTCAGTCTACTCAAAGTCAAGCGCAGATTCAACTGAGCTCAAATACTTGGACGCCTCAGGGGCAACCATCCTGGACTCCGCATGAAGAGCAAGCACAACCTCAGACAAATGCTCAACCATCCTGGGCCCAACCTCAAGAGCAGCTTCAGTCACATCCACAGGTTCAGCCACCATGGACACTCATGAAGGAGAAGCAACACTTGCAGCAAACACAGGCATCCTGGAGTCAAGCCCAAGAACCAGTACAGACACAACCCCAGAATCAATGGATGCAGGCTCCCCATACAGACTCTCAACAGCAGCTGCCATGGGTTCAACAAAAACCTCAAGTACAGCCACCATGGGTTCAACAAGTTCAGCCAGAAATACAACCACAACCCCCTTGGGTTCAACAAGTTCAACCAGAAACACAACCATCTTGGGgacaacagcaacaacatcaGGCACTCCCTCAAGCATGGGCAAATGCCCAAGTTCCAGGTCAACCTCAACCACCTTGGGTCTCAACTCCACCTCAACCGCAACCTCCTGCCAGTCCATGGGCACAATCGCAAACACAAGCCCAAACTCAGCCACCATGGATGAATGCAGCTCAAGTACAACCTCAAGCACAGGCTCAAGTTAATCTGAATCCATGGGCACCAGTTCCTGCACACACTCCAGCTCAGACATCATGGGCTCCACAACCTCCAGAACATGGTGGTGAGCAACCTATAAATTCATGGGCTCAGGACCAAAGTCATGCCCAACATCAGCCACCCTGGGTTCAATCAGTTCCTTCACCGCCCACACCCCAGTCCAACTGGCAACAGTCCCTTTCAAATACATCTCAACAACCACAACTCAATACATGGCCATCAGCTCAAGCCCAGCCTCCAACACCAGTTAATGACTGGAGACCACAGCTACAGCAATCATCTTTGAATGTTCCATTATCTACAGTAAACACCCAACCTTCACCTAAACCATGGCACCCACCACAAAACcagactcctcctcctccgccacGACGAATGTTCTCTTATACTGTTGGTCAAAAAGCCGCATCGCCTGTCAACCCAATGGCCACTGTCTTAAATCCTAAATTGTCCCCGGGTCCAGCTTTTGAGATGCCAGTGGTCAAAGGAAAAGGAGCTGACATGTTTGCTAAGAGGCAGTCTCGCATGGAGAAGTTTGTTGTGGACTCTGAGACTGTTGAAGCCAACAAAGCAAGTCGTTCAACATCGCCAGCTGCATCCTTACCAAATGAATGGAAGTATACACCCAAT GCAACTGGCAGGGGCTACACCCTTTCTCCACCAGCCAGGGTGCCGTTCACAGGCCAGAAATCGGCGTCTGCTTCTTCCTCTCCCAAGCCTCCAACCCGAGCCTTCACCAACCCCCCGGTGAGGCAGACATCCCGTTTGGACAAAGGCTTCAAACCCCTCTCCCCATGGGAAGCCGCCTCCCGCCATCCCCTGGGCCTGGTAGACGAAGCCTTTGCTTTTCAAGACCTGCAGCAGGCTCTTGCCTCCAATGTCCACTTTGCTGCCCGGCGTAAAATCCTACCTGAGCCACCTGCAGAGTGGAAAGGAAGAGTCAGTTACATGACCCAACTGAAACCAGGCAGCCAGACTTGGAGCCAAAGCCGCAATCAGGGCCGAGCTCCGATTCCATCGTTCGTGTCTCCGTCGAGGACCCCTGCCTCCAGCCCGGTTGGCCTGCAAGGTTACAGGTCACTGCCAAGGCAGTGGCAGCCCCAGAAGTACGTGGTCGAGGCTAACCAGAGACACTCTGTGACTTCATTGGAGAGGCCAACATACACGTCTGCGTACACCAGCAATACCTGGAGCTGGAGGCGATAG
- the synpo2a gene encoding synaptopodin-2 isoform X1: protein MGTGDYICVTLRGGAPWGFSLRQGEGDIYRPLLASQVEDGSRAYLAGVQEDDEVVSINGEPCSDLTLLQALALIETSTSTLQLLLKRCNFLPSEDSDSEGTSLGEKVSSDENLKSTTLHIISPKSEIPREVHISDPQGKVLHRELDSDTEALPRVKLSDDLGGHELAFKHNKEVRRCCSPGEFVELQVSLSDQTLAYGVCTSLGSARGIEGDFSAIDPVHTTSSHHAQCPVREPLSQHGVVVRAPTVEGTLQPPDASGTGRSTLSVGGPTITENTGSQSEEEEGGGPSQPVPASFTVSFEIPSDEATLAEEQEDSESEGDQEKPNKHRAKHARLRRNESLSEKQVKEAKSKCKRIALLLSAAPSNPNNKGVLMFKKHRQRAKKYTLVSYGTGEDEPDFSDEEDDVNGDDKQEIPAGEFSFEAAIDCESNRPFLLNAPGSKGVLTFKLGKSLVEINNNLNNQAEMECLPETKGKGATMFAQRRQRMDEITAEHEELRRQGLPVEAVQELEKKVTEQSYIQSATEGHGYLDVNMHQQNQQQYQQYQEQQYYEQQQNYQQQQQYQQYQQQQYEQQYKQQLYQQQQQYHQEHQQMQQYSTNINGAIQHQTNEIQSSYNNRTAKPFITENLVATPYSHGASGTNQDPVGQGEQIASRDERISTPAIRTGLLSDSRRKNTGKPMFTFKETPKVSPNPALLNLLNRSDKKGFESGPEEDYLSLGAEACNFLQSQRLKPKIPPPVAPKPLINPNSPPWSAQIEAANQDVPQCAENSLSTPAAAPTTETAPAPELEPTPAPAPEPSTLPTPEETTANPTPAEQHSWTLPEPESQQQPAQVTSQETHGQVISVQHCESSQMATWGPVQVQAHQQSAACSWQSAQVQPQNPPPSQSPPQPPWVTRQSTQSQAQIQLSSNTWTPQGQPSWTPHEEQAQPQTNAQPSWAQPQEQLQSHPQVQPPWTLMKEKQHLQQTQASWSQAQEPVQTQPQNQWMQAPHTDSQQQLPWVQQKPQVQPPWVQQVQPEIQPQPPWVQQVQPETQPSWGQQQQHQALPQAWANAQVPGQPQPPWVSTPPQPQPPASPWAQSQTQAQTQPPWMNAAQVQPQAQAQVNLNPWAPVPAHTPAQTSWAPQPPEHGGEQPINSWAQDQSHAQHQPPWVQSVPSPPTPQSNWQQSLSNTSQQPQLNTWPSAQAQPPTPVNDWRPQLQQSSLNVPLSTVNTQPSPKPWHPPQNQTPPPPPRRMFSYTVGQKAASPVNPMATVLNPKLSPGPAFEMPVVKGKGADMFAKRQSRMEKFVVDSETVEANKASRSTSPAASLPNEWKYTPNVRAPPPRAYNPIQSPFYPLAATKQPPASSPSIKAKKKDQEKRAPAPKPLNVIDVMKHQPYKLDSSLFIFGAGAEAAKPPVPKPSSPPHPLLDSQTIRYEQMAPSEQAGPFTPPYPQQGYGIPMQPVMHDPHYQQAQGNVYPYQPSPGSPYQQEYNQQYLQAVPPTYHPQAPQPLNHPYQQAAYQPASSPPYLATPSVPYKPPPTNNYIAPSFPVAARPESVTGGGTAPKPKFTANKSSAQVWKPTVVEKE, encoded by the exons GTGGAAGATGGTAGTCGCGCCTACCTGGCCGGAGTCCAGGAGGATGACGAGGTGGTGTCGATCAACGGAGAACCCTGCTCTGATCTCACGCTTTTACAAGCTTTAGCACTCATCGAAACGTCTACCAGCACCCTGCAGTTACTTCTGAAAAG ATGCAATTTCCTCCCCTCTGAAGACAGCGACTCAGAAGGGACGTCCCTTGGTGAAAAGGTCTCTTCAGATGAGAATTTAAAAAGCACCACCCTCCACATCATTTCCCCAAAATCTGAAATCCCAAGGGAGGTCCACATATCTGATCCCCAAGGTAAGGTGCTCCATCGGGAGCTGGACAGCGACACAGAAGCTCTCCCCAGAGTTAAATTGTCAGATGACTTGGGAGGCCATGAGCTGGCTTTTAAGCACAACAAGGAAGTGCGACGATGCTGTTCCCCAGGAGAGTTTGTGGAGCTTCAGGTGTCCCTGTCTGATCAAACCTTGGCGTATGGGGTCTGCACCTCTCTCGGGAGTGCTCGAGGGATTGAAGGGGACTTTTCAGCAATCGACCCCGTTCACACCACCTCATCCCACCATGCGCAATGCCCCGTTAGAGAACCGCTCAGTCAGCATGGCGTGGTGGTCCGCGCTCCCACCGTGGAGGGCACTTTGCAGCCGCCAGATGCATCAGGAACAGGGAGGAGCACTCTTAGCGTGGGTGGCCCCACGATCACCGAAAACACTGGGTCGCAaagtgaagaggaggaaggagggggACCCAGTCAGCCTGTTCCTGCGTCTTTCACTGTCTCATTCGAAATTCCATCGGACGAGGCAACTCTAGCAGAAGAGCAAGAAGACTCCGAATCAGAAGGGGATCAAGAAAAACCCAACAAGCATCGGGCAAAACACGCAA GGCTCAGACGTAACGAAAGTCTGTCAGAGAAACAGGTGAAGGAGGCCAAATCCAAATGTAAACGTATAGCTCTCCTTTTGTCGGCCGCTCCTTCAAACCCCAACAATAAGGGGGTGTTGATGTTCAAGAAACATCGTCAGAGGGCCAAGAAATACACGCTTGTAAGCTACGGCACGGGAGAGGACGAACCAGACTTCAGTGACGAAGAAGACGACGTGAACGGAGACGATAAGCAAGAAATCCCAGCTGGTGAATTTAGCTTTGAAGCTGCTATCGATTGTGAATCAAACAGGCCTTTTCTTTTGAATGCTCCAGGTAGTAAAGGTGTGCTAACTTTTAAGTTAGGGAAGAGTCTTGTTGAAATTAACAACAACTTGAACAACCAAGCTGAGATGGAATGTTTGCCTGAAACCAAAGGCAAGGGTGCAACGATGTTTGCTCAAAGGCGTCAAAGGATGGATGAGATCACGGCTGAACATGAGGAACTCCGGCGTCAAGGACTACCCGTGGAAGCAGTGCAAGAGTTGGAGAAGAAGGTAACGGAGCAGTCCTATATTCAGTCCGCAACAGAGGGTCATGGTTACTTGGATGTGAATATGCACCAACAAAACCAACAGCAGTACCAGCAGTATCAGGAGCAACAGTATTatgagcaacaacaaaactaccaacagcagcaacagtaTCAACaatatcagcagcagcagtatgAGCAACAATACAAGCAACAACTgtatcagcagcagcaacagtaTCATCAGGAGCACCAGCAAATGCAGCAGTATTCTACAAATATCAATGGCGCAATCCAGCATCAAACTAATGAAATTCAGAGTTCTTACAACAACCGTACTGCAAAACCTTTCATAACAGAAAATCTGGTGGCAACACCTTATTCTCATGGAGCAAGTGGGACCAATCAAGATCCTGTTGGCCAAGGAGAGCAGATAGCTTCCCGTGATGAGCGCATTTCTACTCCTGCAATTAGGACAGGCCTGCTCTCGGACTCCAGGAGAAAGAATACCGGCAAGCCTatgtttacttttaaagaaaCCCCAAAAGTATCACCTAACCCTGCATTGCTGAACCTTCTCAATAGAAGTGacaaaaaaggttttgagtctGGTCCTGAAGAAGACTATCTTAGCCTTGGGGCGGAAGCTTGCAATTTCCTCCAGTCTCAAAGACTTAAACCTAAGATTCCTCCACCAGTTGCGCCAAAGCCTTTGATCAACCCCAACTCTCCTCCTTGGTCTGCTCAGATAGAAGCAGCCAACCAGGACGTGCCTCAGTGTGCTGAAAATAGTCTGTCCACACCTGCTGCAGCCCCCACCACAGAAACTGCCCCTGCTCCAGAACTAGAGCCAACTCCTGCACCTGCCCCTGAGCCTTCTACCCTTCCTACCCCTGAGGAAACCACTGCCAATCCCACCCCAGCCGAGCAGCATTCATGGACTCTCCCTGAACCAGAGTCTCAACAGCAGCCTGCACAAGTGACATCTCAAGAGACACATGGCCAGGTGATTTCTGTTCAGCATTGTGAGTCCTCTCAAATGGCCACATGGGGTCCAGTACAGGTACAAGCACATCAACAGTCAGCTGCTTGTTCATGGCAATCGGCTCAAGTGCAACCTCAGAACCCACCTCCAAGTCAGTCCCCACCCCAGCCACCCTGGGTAACACGTCAGTCTACTCAAAGTCAAGCGCAGATTCAACTGAGCTCAAATACTTGGACGCCTCAGGGGCAACCATCCTGGACTCCGCATGAAGAGCAAGCACAACCTCAGACAAATGCTCAACCATCCTGGGCCCAACCTCAAGAGCAGCTTCAGTCACATCCACAGGTTCAGCCACCATGGACACTCATGAAGGAGAAGCAACACTTGCAGCAAACACAGGCATCCTGGAGTCAAGCCCAAGAACCAGTACAGACACAACCCCAGAATCAATGGATGCAGGCTCCCCATACAGACTCTCAACAGCAGCTGCCATGGGTTCAACAAAAACCTCAAGTACAGCCACCATGGGTTCAACAAGTTCAGCCAGAAATACAACCACAACCCCCTTGGGTTCAACAAGTTCAACCAGAAACACAACCATCTTGGGgacaacagcaacaacatcaGGCACTCCCTCAAGCATGGGCAAATGCCCAAGTTCCAGGTCAACCTCAACCACCTTGGGTCTCAACTCCACCTCAACCGCAACCTCCTGCCAGTCCATGGGCACAATCGCAAACACAAGCCCAAACTCAGCCACCATGGATGAATGCAGCTCAAGTACAACCTCAAGCACAGGCTCAAGTTAATCTGAATCCATGGGCACCAGTTCCTGCACACACTCCAGCTCAGACATCATGGGCTCCACAACCTCCAGAACATGGTGGTGAGCAACCTATAAATTCATGGGCTCAGGACCAAAGTCATGCCCAACATCAGCCACCCTGGGTTCAATCAGTTCCTTCACCGCCCACACCCCAGTCCAACTGGCAACAGTCCCTTTCAAATACATCTCAACAACCACAACTCAATACATGGCCATCAGCTCAAGCCCAGCCTCCAACACCAGTTAATGACTGGAGACCACAGCTACAGCAATCATCTTTGAATGTTCCATTATCTACAGTAAACACCCAACCTTCACCTAAACCATGGCACCCACCACAAAACcagactcctcctcctccgccacGACGAATGTTCTCTTATACTGTTGGTCAAAAAGCCGCATCGCCTGTCAACCCAATGGCCACTGTCTTAAATCCTAAATTGTCCCCGGGTCCAGCTTTTGAGATGCCAGTGGTCAAAGGAAAAGGAGCTGACATGTTTGCTAAGAGGCAGTCTCGCATGGAGAAGTTTGTTGTGGACTCTGAGACTGTTGAAGCCAACAAAGCAAGTCGTTCAACATCGCCAGCTGCATCCTTACCAAATGAATGGAAGTATACACCCAATGTACGTGCTCCGCCTCCCAGGGCTTACAATCCAATTCAATCTCCTTTTTATCCCCTAGCAGCAACAAAACAGCCCCCTGCAAGTAGTCCTTCaatcaaagcaaagaaaaaagatcaGGAGAAACGAGCACCTGCCCCTAAACCACTGAATGTTATTGATGTCATGAAGCATCAACCATATAAACTAGATTCTTCACTCTTTATCTTTGGTGCAGGAGCAGAGGCTGCTAAGCCTCCTGTACCAAAGCCCAGCTCACCTCCTCACCCACTTCTTGACAGCCAAACAATTAGATATGAGCAAATGGCTCCATCTGAACAAGCTGGACCATTTACTCCTCCATATCCCCAGCAAGGCTATGGGATACCCATGCAGCCCGTAATGCATGATCCCCACTATCAGCAAGCCCAAGGTAATGTCTATCCTTATCAGCCATCTCCCGGTAGTCCATACCAACAAGAATATAACCAGCAGTATCTGCAGGCTGTTCCACCAACTTATCATCCACAAGCCCCTCAGCCTTTAAACCATCCTTACCAGCAGGCTGCTTACCAGCCAGCCAGCAGCCCTCCCTATCTGGCAACTCCCTCAGTACCCTACAAACCACCGCCTACTAATAACTACATAGCCCCGAGTTTTCCTGTGGCTGCTAGGCCTGAATCTGTAACTGGTGGTGGTACTGCCCCCAAGCCTAAATTTACTGCTAACAAGAGCTCAGCTCAGGTGTGGAAGccaacagtggttgaaaaagaGTGA